The genomic region CCACGCAGCGATGCTCTCGCCGGGATGCAGGCGATGGCTCCCGCCACACCCGGCTCCATTGTGGGAGCTGaccggggcggggagggggctgtgccGGCATCGCCCCTGGCCCACACCCCAGCCTTCGTGGGTTTATTTCCCTGGTAATTGGGGGTCAGTTTTTCCCCAGGAACCCGATGTGACAGAGATCAAAACAGAGCACAGGCAGCGGCTGGGCGGGTGTGGGGAGATTGGAGGGGCTGCGAGGGTGGCTGCAGCCCCACTCGCCTGCAGAGAGGCTTTTCtaaccccccccccaaccccaggCCCAGCCCTTGGTGGGGGGAGGCTCTGACATGGCCTCTTGCTGCCATTTGCAGGGCAAGAGCAAAGCTGGCCCTGTGTGCACCCCTGGGGTGCATGGGGGGGGGCCATGGCTGCTCCAAGCCAGACCCCAGGGCAGGTGGAGTACTGGGGAAAGGAAGCAAGGGCCAGCCCCAGGCTGAGCCCCCCACTGCTGTCCAGGGCATCCAGGGACACAGCTCAGCCcttctccctgccagagcatccCCTGGGCAAGTGGGCCAGGGCTGGTGCTAGGTGTAATGCCAGGGGCTGGGTGTCCCCCTGCCCAAGGGCTCTGCCCTCCCACCACCCTGGGTACCATGTGTGTTGTCACATTGTGCCATTCCCCCCTTCCCTGTGCAGGTGTTTGGGGTTCAGAAGCActggggcagcgtttgctcctTTTCTTGTCCCCATAAGGACACTGTGTGGGTCAGTCTGTGAATTGTCACCACGAGCTCTCATTcacacctccctccacctggGAAGCCCGGGTCAGCGTGTCCTCATGGCAGGCAGTGACATGGAGCCCGTTGTGCCAGGAcatcccccagcacagcctgtcccaTCACGTGTGGCAGTGACCAGGGGCTGCACAGggacagcagcacccagcaccccctCCCTGCACTGACCCATCTCACTCACTGTCCCTGGGGAGCAGGCGCTGGGGTCCTCCCCCCGGGGCCAGCCTCAGCACAGGGGGTGTGCTGTGCCACGTTCccagctggcacaggaggagcagccaagcTGTGGTCCTGCGCTGCACCACTGCCACCTCAAAGCCATCACTGGCCCTGTCTCCATGTCCCCATCCTGGAGGGTGCCACAGCTCCGGGATGGACAGCACTCAGAGGTCTGTGATGCAGCCCCCTGAGCTGGAGCCATCCCAGTGCCAGGGCCTGGGACCAGGCTCCTGCTGATGAAAAGTGGGTCACAGCGGATCCTCCGGGGCTGGCTCCAGTGCCGCATCCCCGGAGCGGGGCCCCTGGTGCTGCctggtgctggggcagagccGCAGCTGGGGACCCCGCTGAGCCTGCGGCACCCGGCCCCCGGCTGGGGGGCGATTGCTTTAATTAGAGTCATTTCATTAGTGCAATTAAGCAGCCGCAGTCGCCTGGAGAGTGTTGGAGCAGCACATTGGCTCCTGGGGAACTGGGGGACTGTGTTTGCTCCAGTGGTGCAGGCAGCCTGGGTGTCCCTCTGCCAGCTGAGCCCCTGGGGATGAGGGGCACGGGGATGCCCACAGCccaggcagggatggggacatCTCTGGGGCATAAGGACTGTAGGACATGTGCAAGGGACTTTCTGTGGGCACTGGAGAGCCCATAtaccctccctgccctgccccaaaCACCTCTGGGGTGGCTGGTCACGGCTGGCACCTCTGGGTTCTTCACCCCAGGTTTATCCTGCTGGAGATGGCCTCCCCAAAACCCATACCTTGATTCAGGGTTCATCCCTACCATCTCCTGCCTTGGCAGCATCTGATACCCCTCTCTGGGCACAAggctgggtgctgtgggggtggGAAGAGGCTGGGCCCCTCAGCCCTTACTCCATGGGTCCCCGAGccatgtccccagccctggctacGGCTGCGATGCTGCACCCCGCATAGGGAGCGGGGCccaggggtgctggtgggcGGGGGATTCCTCAGggctggctgggtgccaggctCCAGGCTTGGCACAAACAATCTCAGCCCCAGCGTGCGGCTCCCCAGGGCCCGGGGATCCTCCAAGCAGCCGCTCGGCTCACGCAGCCGCCCACCCCCGGCTCAGGCAGGGGAACACGTGCGCCCactgcagccctggcagagggggggctgccagcagctgctgcctggcaacTGGGCAGCAGGATCCCCCCCCCAATCTTCATATCCCAGAAACAGGGGCTTCTTCTAAGCTTGCAGCTGCATcaagctgtgcagagctgcatgCACCACGCCGGGGGCATCTGTGCCCCCAGCTGCCATGCCACACCCCTGCTCCATGCCCATGGGGtgagcacagcccagcctgaGCGTGCCAAGCTGTGCTGGGTGCTGACAGTCGCTGCCACACTCTCCCCACATGGGTCTGGCAGCAGCTATGGGGAATGGGGAGAGCTTTTTGGGGTGCATCCCTGGGGAGAGGTTAGGGATGGGGATGCTCCCTGAGATACCATCAAATGCCAGCTGCTTTCCCTGGCTCTAGGAGATTAATGTCTgtgggagggcactgggggggGGAAATTCTGAGCACCCTGATGGTCTCTGAGCCCCAGTCCCTCCCGACAGGCCGACATCGAGCAGCTGGACCCCCGAGGACGCACCCCGCTGCACTTGGCCACCACGCTGGGCCACCTCGAGTGTGCTAGGGTGCTGCTGAAGCATGGAGCCGACGTGGGCAAGGAGAACCGCAGCGGCTGGACGGGTGAGCAGGAGGGCTCTGTCACACTGCCCTGGCACGGGCACAGGCGTGGGGGTGGACATGGCCACCCTGGTGCTGCAGGTCCCCAGGGAAGAGCTCATGCAATGGCACATGCAGGTGGCCAGCTCTGCCACGCCATGCTGTGCCAcatccctgggcactgcccctCTCTACCCCACAGTCCTGCAGGAGGCCGTGAGCACCCGGGACCTGGAGCTGGTGCAGCTGGTCCTGCGCTACCGTGACTACCAGAGGGCCATCAAGCGCCTGGCCGGGATCCCCATCCTGCTGGAGAAGCTGCGCAAGGTGCCTCcctctggcaggggctgccagggccaAGGCTGGGGGTGAAATGCTGCCCAGGGGCTCCCCCTGACCCCGCTGTTCTCACCACAGGCCCAAGACTTCTACGTGGAGATGAAGTGGGAGTTCACTAGCTGGGGTAAGCTCGGGGCAGAGCGTGGCTGGGAGGGGAGTGAGTTTCCCAGCAGAGTCCCCCAGTCTCAGCATCCATCACCAGGACAGGGGAACCCTGCCCCCATGCCCCACTATGTGCCTGCAGACCCCCACAGACCTGCTGGGCTGTTAGGTTCCTCAAATGCATCCCCTCCCAGCTCAGTGCTGGCAGCCCACTCAGGGGTGCAGGTGACCCCATCCCTGGCTGGGCTATCACTGTTTCTCCCCAGTGCCATTAGTGTCCAAGATCTGCCCCAGTGACACCTACAAAGTGTGGAAAAGTGGCCAGAACCTGCGAGTGGACACCACGCTGCTGGGCTTCGACCACATGACCTGGCAGCGGGGCAACCGCAGCTTCGTCTTTCGGGGACAAGGTGAGGTAGCACCACGGTCCCCCCCGGCCCTCAGCCCAGGGTGCTGGCACTGGTTGGATGATGAGGTGGACATTGGTTGGGTGATGAGGTGGGCACTGGTGGGTGATAAGGTGGGCACTGGTTGGGTGATGTGGTGGACACTGGGGCTGTCCCCTGACCCCCTATCCCCACCAGACACCAGCGCAGTGGTGATGGAGATCGACCACGACCGGCGAGTGGTTTACTCGGAGACGCTGGCCCTGGCTGGCCATGACCAggaggtgctgctggctgctgtgcagcCCACCGAGGAGCAGGTGATGGGGCGGCTGACGGCCCCCGTCGTCACCACTCAGCTTGACACCAAGAACATCGCCTTCGAGAggtgtgctggggcagcagagcccccctgccccggggctgcacagcccctggggTGCTCACACGCCCTGGGTTGTCCTGGCGAGACCATCCATCGCTCACGCTGCCCCGTGTCACCGCAGGAACAAGTCCGGGatcctgggctggaggagcgAGAAGACGGAAATGGTGAATGGGTACGAGGCCAAGgtgaggggcaggggagggggctgcccagggtggggtATGGCCCGTTGTGGGTGGGGGGTATCCACCTCTGCCCTTTCCCCACTCCCTGGACAGGTCTATGGCGCGTCCAACGTGGAGCTGATCACGCGGACACGGACCGAGCACCTCTCAGACCAGCACAAGGGCAAGAGCAAAGGTGGGGTGGGCACGGGCTGGGGGGGCTGATGCTGCACCGGCTCTGCCCCTCACCCCCTCCGCTCCCACAGGCAGCAAGACCCCTCTGCAGTCCTTCCTGGGCATCGCCGAGCAGCACATAGGGCCCAACAACGGGGTGAGTGTGCCAGGGGGTTTGGGAGAGGGAGGTGTCCCTGCAGTGggacccccctccccatcaccccgGCGGGCTGTGCCGCAGACGCTGATCACGCAGACGCTGAGCCACGCCAACCCCACCGCCATCACCCCCGAGGAGTACTTCAACCCCAACTTCGAGCTGGGCAACCGGGACATGGGGCGGCCCATGGAGCTCACCACCAAGACACAGAAGtgagagaggaaggagcagaTTGGGACCCCCCTGACCCCCCGCCGTCTCCCCCGCTGACCGCTGCGGAGCCTcccccggggcggggggcggcagGCAGGGGTCCCCAGCCCGGCGCCTGTGCCCGGCAGGTTCAAGGCAAAGCTGTGGCTGTGCGAGGACCACCCGCTGTCCCTCTGCGAGCAGGTTGCCCCCATCATCGACCTCATGGCAATAAGCAACGCGCTGTTCGCCAAGCTGCGGGACTTCATCACCCTGCGCCTCCCGCCCGGCTTCCCCGTCAAGATCGGTACGGGGAGCGGGGGGCTGGTCTCTGTCACCGCTGTGGATGCTGCAGCCAGCTTCCCTCTTTGCTTTATTTGTCTCCTTCCCCACAGAAATCCCCATCTTCCACATCCTCAACGCCCGCATCACCTTTGGGAACCTCAATGGGTGCGACGAGCCCGTCAGCTCCCTgcggcacagccccagcagcgaGGCCCCTTCGCCCAGCAGCGACTCCTCCAGCgtcagcagctccagctccctgagTATGCGGGGttggggggggcggggggctggcagggacaaGGGGGGTGGGCACACGGCGGGGTGCGCAGCCATGCCGGcgcctgtctcccctcagcctcgtGCCGGGCGTGCGAGATGGACCCGGCCCTGTTCGAGGTGCCGCGGGGGTACAGCGTGGTGGGCACCCACCAGGACGCCCTGCGGGAGGACGAGGACGACCTGCTGCAGTTTGCCATCCAGCAGAGCCTGCTGGAAGCAGGCAGCGAGTACGACCAGGTGGGCACTGACCTGCCATCCTCCACTTCAGCTCCTCCCCCGTTGCCCATCGTGTCCTGgtgctgccccagggctgctcagCCCAACCTGCCCCATCGCTGCATCCCACAGGGCTGAGGCCAGAGCTCAGAgtcattttgttttggttggaaagcccttgaagctgctgcagtcccagtcccagccctgccctcaccctgcccagcccagcactgacccacagcctcagcacctcagccccacagctttggggtccctccagggctgggcactgccccagctccctgggcagcctggcacaggggctgacacccctctcagggaaacagttctgcctcagctctaatctcagcctcctctggggcaacttgaggctatttcctcttctctgtccctccttaCCTGGGAGCAGAGTCTGACCCCCAgtttcctgcagcctcctgccagggagtgtcagagagtgctcccgTCTCCCCtgtgtctcctcttctccaggctgaacacccccaattccctcagccactccccatcAGACCTGTTCATGCACTGGggctgggttttggggtgccgGCAAGGGGGGGGTATCCCTCTCTGAGCACCCCTTTGCCGCAGGTCACCATTTGGGAAGCGCTGACCAACAGCAAACCCGGCACCCACCCCATGTCACACGAGAGCCGCCGAGGAGACAGGTCGGTAAGGTCCTGCCAGCCTCCCCGGGGGGAGCGGGCACAGCCCCCCAGGGACCCCGCTGagcccctgctgccccccaggaCTCCCCAGCACACGGCAGCCCCCCGGCCCCCCGTCAGCCCAGCTCcaggggggggcgggggggggcccAGCGGCCTGTTCCCCAGCTACGCCGAGCAGCTGCGCTTGGCCATGGCGCTGTCGGCGCGCGAGCAGGAGGAGGCCGAGCGCCGGACGcggcaggaggaagaggagctgcagcgGATCCTGCAGCTCTCGCTGACGGAGAAGTGACCCCGTGCCCCCGTTGAGCCCCCCCACGCCCCACCCCAAAGGGTGCTGTGTATGGGGGCACGGAGAGGGGGAGAGCGGGGTGTAGGGGGGGTGGGGAGCCAGCCCAAGCACTGCGGAGGGTGAATGGGGAGAGGGGTTCAGGATTTGGCCCTGGAAGGGGGGAGATTGTCCCCCAGAGCTGAGGTGGTactgggggggtgggggggggcaCCCCACAGCAGGACAAGGTGGGGGACaaccctgcagctggggaggtaAAGACCAAGGGGGCAACCCCATAGACTGTAACCCACCCCTGGGACAGCCCTTGCCCCCCACAACCACTCTATGGGGTGCTGCTCAGCCCCTCACCCCAGGAAGGAAGGTGGGGGGCACATCCTGCCCCAGATAGGGGAGCTGCCAGTTGTGTGGGATCCCGGGGTGCCCCCAGAGCTGGGGTCTCAGCCCAGCCCCTCTTCCCCCCCTGCCCAGGCGCTACCAAGTGCACTTACCcgggagctgctctgcctgccaACGGGGGTGGGGGGCTCAGCCCCATTGCACCCCACAGCCAGCGCAGGGCCGCACAGCCCCCCCACACCCCACTGCGGGGGTCGGCTGGGGCAGCCGAGGGGGTGCCTGTGAAAGGCAGCTCGGTGTCACCTCCCTTTCCCCCTGCTcacaccccccacccccgctCGGATGCCCCCCCCTTGGCAGCGCTGCACCCCCTCGTCCCGGGCACCGACCCCGAGAGAAACCTTACGTCAAATGGTGCTAACCCCcggccccccccgccccgggctgCTCCTCCTTTGCACacggggggctgggggctgcggggggggTGCTGGGCTCACTCCCCTGGGACTTTTCGTAGCTGGTgtcccccctccatccccccctCATGCACCCCACAAGCGACGTCTGGGCCAGGGCCGAGGGAGCCTGAGCAGCTCCCACTGCGGCCAACACCAATAAATGCTCTTTAATGTTTGTCTCTGTCGGCCTCTCTGCCCGCAGTGCCACGGCCCCGGTACCCGCCACACGGCCACAGGCGGCCGAGCCCTTTATTAAAGGGGGACCCAGGAGCAAAGAGCCAGTCGGGAGCACCCATGGAGGGGGGAAacggggcagggggaggtgaggggggTGATGGAGTCGAGGCAGGGGGCATGTAGCACCGTACCCAGGCACATCCTGGCCGGGGGGaggcccaacagttccctgtcctgGGAGGGTGCTGGCACCCAGCTTGCAGGTCCCCGAGGAGGGGTGCTCAGCAGCCCCCACCAAAGCAGGAccccctgggtgctgcagcGGGATGTCGACGTGCCGGGCCATCCCGAGAGCGAGATGCGGCCGATGCCAGCCAAGGGGTCAAGGTCCGACCCCCTCCCTGCAGCTTCTGGGGAAAGAACATGGCTCTGGGCTCCTGCCCTCTGCGTGGACTCGGCTTTAATCCCCGGGGGGGCCGGGGTAGTCCTTGCCCTGCCCGTGGCCGCAGCCGCAGCGCTAGTCCGTGCCGTTGGTGAACTGGCAGAGTTTGTTCTCCAGGTCGGAGATGCGCTTCTCCTGCGCTTGGACCATCTCCTTCAGGGCACGGATCTCCTCTAGCACCTCCTCCAAGGCTGTCTGCTGCGGCAGGGGGAGGACACACGGGGTCAcggggcagccccttccaacccccccttCCCCGGGCAGGGGGAACAGCCCCGCTGccacatccccatccccacgAGGCTCACAGAGAACTCGAGGTCGCAGGTGGATTGTCGGCGGCGAGGGCCTGGGGGAGGTTTGTTGTCCAGGATGTTCTTCTTGACCACCTTCAGCTCCCGGTTCTTGACGGGGACGTACCCGTCCCGCAGCGAGATGAGGATGGGCTCTGCATCCTTCCCCGACAGCCACTCGTCTGCCTCCAGGGCCGGCTCGGGGCCCGGCGTGTCGGGGTACAGGTCATCCTGGAAGAGGTCTGACTGTGGGGGTGAGTGAGACCGTGGTGAGATGGGGGTGTAtgtcccccccatccccccccagGACCCACCATctcccctgggacccccacggGCTCACCTTGCGCGGCACCGTCATGACGATGGGCTCGCACTTGCGCTCGTGCAGCTTGAAGAACCTGCACGGGACAGAGGCAGTCAGGGTCCGGCCAGCCCCCCAGCGACCACTCCTgctccctccagcccccccCTCGGGCTCTCACCTGGCGATTTCACACTTGCTGACGTCCAGCCCACGCTTGGGCATGAAGCCCATGCCCCGCTGCGGCTCCTTGCTGCTGTAGGTGTTCAGGTAGTGCACGTAGGGTGCCTCGTCCGTGATCTCAAAGTACCGGATGCTGCTGTCACCCTGTGGGTGTGAGGGTGGGGGTCAGGCGGCCCCAGGGATGGGCTGGTATGGGGGGCTGCACTCTAGGATGGGGAGTTACCTTCCCGCAGAGGTAGACAATGCTGGAGTCGGAGTCATAGAAGGGCAGCAGGACCCCATTGCTCGTGTCCATCTCCTGCA from Colius striatus isolate bColStr4 chromosome 20, bColStr4.1.hap1, whole genome shotgun sequence harbors:
- the ANKRD13B gene encoding ankyrin repeat domain-containing protein 13B isoform X4, with product MGRAVRGGERRGGGRGDVGYRVTTSPMRPGGEGGWGVRGEGEAPCGRCRVRPAPRPPRPPRAAPAAPLQHARRMLGSGSGRKGPEGRYPLHYLVWHNRARDLDRELSDKQADIEQLDPRGRTPLHLATTLGHLECARVLLKHGADVGKENRSGWTVLQEAVSTRDLELVQLVLRYRDYQRAIKRLAGIPILLEKLRKAQDFYVEMKWEFTSWVPLVSKICPSDTYKVWKSGQNLRVDTTLLGFDHMTWQRGNRSFVFRGQDTSAVVMEIDHDRRVVYSETLALAGHDQEVLLAAVQPTEEQVMGRLTAPVVTTQLDTKNIAFERNKSGILGWRSEKTEMVNGYEAKVYGASNVELITRTRTEHLSDQHKGKSKGSKTPLQSFLGIAEQHIGPNNGTLITQTLSHANPTAITPEEYFNPNFELGNRDMGRPMELTTKTQKFKAKLWLCEDHPLSLCEQVAPIIDLMAISNALFAKLRDFITLRLPPGFPVKIEIPIFHILNARITFGNLNGCDEPVSSLRHSPSSEAPSPSSDSSSVSSSSSLRRPAGGRGRPAAVCHPAEPAGSRQRVRPGHHLGSADQQQTRHPPHVTREPPRRQDSPAHGSPPAPRQPSSRGGRGGAQRPVPQLRRAAALGHGAVGARAGGGRAPDAAGGRGAAADPAALADGEVTPCPR
- the ANKRD13B gene encoding ankyrin repeat domain-containing protein 13B isoform X3, whose protein sequence is MGRAVRGGERRGGGRGDVGYRVTTSPMRPGGEGGWGVRGEGEAPCGRCRVRPAPRPPRPPRAAPAAPLQHARRMLGSGSGRKGPEGRYPLHYLVWHNRARDLDRELSDKQADIEQLDPRGRTPLHLATTLGHLECARVLLKHGADVGKENRSGWTVLQEAVSTRDLELVQLVLRYRDYQRAIKRLAGIPILLEKLRKAQDFYVEMKWEFTSWVPLVSKICPSDTYKVWKSGQNLRVDTTLLGFDHMTWQRGNRSFVFRGQDTSAVVMEIDHDRRVVYSETLALAGHDQEVLLAAVQPTEEQVMGRLTAPVVTTQLDTKNIAFERNKSGILGWRSEKTEMVNGYEAKVYGASNVELITRTRTEHLSDQHKGKSKGSKTPLQSFLGIAEQHIGPNNGTLITQTLSHANPTAITPEEYFNPNFELGNRDMGRPMELTTKTQKFKAKLWLCEDHPLSLCEQVAPIIDLMAISNALFAKLRDFITLRLPPGFPVKIEIPIFHILNARITFGNLNGCDEPVSSLRHSPSSEAPSPSSDSSSVSSSSSLTSCRACEMDPALFEVPRGYSVVGTHQDALREDEDDLLQFAIQQSLLEAGSEYDQVTIWEALTNSKPGTHPMSHESRRGDRTPQHTAAPRPPVSPAPGGGGGGPSGLFPSYAEQLRLAMALSAREQEEAERRTRQEEEELQRILQLSLTEK
- the ANKRD13B gene encoding ankyrin repeat domain-containing protein 13B isoform X1, with amino-acid sequence MGRAVRGGERRGGGRGDVGYRVTTSPMRPGGEGGWGVRGEGEAPCGRCRVRPAPRPPRPPRAAPAAPLQHARRMLGSGSGRKGPEGRYPLHYLVWHNRARDLDRELSDKQADIEQLDPRGRTPLHLATTLGHLECARVLLKHGADVGKENRSGWTVLQEAVSTRDLELVQLVLRYRDYQRAIKRLAGIPILLEKLRKAQDFYVEMKWEFTSWVPLVSKICPSDTYKVWKSGQNLRVDTTLLGFDHMTWQRGNRSFVFRGQDTSAVVMEIDHDRRVVYSETLALAGHDQEVLLAAVQPTEEQVMGRLTAPVVTTQLDTKNIAFERNKSGILGWRSEKTEMVNGYEAKVYGASNVELITRTRTEHLSDQHKGKSKGSKTPLQSFLGIAEQHIGPNNGTLITQTLSHANPTAITPEEYFNPNFELGNRDMGRPMELTTKTQKFKAKLWLCEDHPLSLCEQVAPIIDLMAISNALFAKLRDFITLRLPPGFPVKIEIPIFHILNARITFGNLNGCDEPVSSLRHSPSSEAPSPSSDSSSVSSSSSLTSCRACEMDPALFEVPRGYSVVGTHQDALREDEDDLLQFAIQQSLLEAGSEYDQVTIWEALTNSKPGTHPMSHESRRGDRSVRSCQPPRGERAQPPRDPAEPLLPPRTPQHTAAPRPPVSPAPGGGGGGPSGLFPSYAEQLRLAMALSAREQEEAERRTRQEEEELQRILQLSLTEK
- the ANKRD13B gene encoding ankyrin repeat domain-containing protein 13B isoform X5; amino-acid sequence: MGRAVRGGERRGGGRGDVGYRVTTSPMRPGGEGGWGVRGEGEAPCGRCRVRPAPRPPRPPRAAPAAPLQHARRMLGSGSGRKGPEGRYPLHYLVWHNRARDLDRELSDKQADIEQLDPRGRTPLHLATTLGHLECARVLLKHGADVGKENRSGWTVLQEAVSTRDLELVQLVLRYRDYQRAIKRLAGIPILLEKLRKAQDFYVEMKWEFTSWVPLVSKICPSDTYKVWKSGQNLRVDTTLLGFDHMTWQRGNRSFVFRGQDTSAVVMEIDHDRRVVYSETLALAGHDQEVLLAAVQPTEEQVMGRLTAPVVTTQLDTKNIAFERNKSGILGWRSEKTEMVNGYEAKVYGASNVELITRTRTEHLSDQHKGKSKGSKTPLQSFLGIAEQHIGPNNGTLITQTLSHANPTAITPEEYFNPNFELGNRDMGRPMELTTKTQKFKAKLWLCEDHPLSLCEQVAPIIDLMAISNALFAKLRDFITLRLPPGFPVKIEIPIFHILNARITFGNLNGCDEPVSSLRHSPSSEAPSPSSDSSSVSSSSSLRRPAGGRGRPAAVCHPAEPAGSRQRVRPGHHLGSADQQQTRHPPHVTREPPRRQVGLPSTRQPPGPPSAQLQGGAGGGPAACSPATPSSCAWPWRCRRASRRRPSAGRGRRKRSCSGSCSSR
- the ANKRD13B gene encoding ankyrin repeat domain-containing protein 13B isoform X2, with product MGRAVRGGERRGGGRGDVGYRVTTSPMRPGGEGGWGVRGEGEAPCGRCRVRPAPRPPRPPRAAPAAPLQHARRMLGSGSGRKGPEGRYPLHYLVWHNRARDLDRELSDKQADIEQLDPRGRTPLHLATTLGHLECARVLLKHGADVGKENRSGWTVLQEAVSTRDLELVQLVLRYRDYQRAIKRLAGIPILLEKLRKAQDFYVEMKWEFTSWVPLVSKICPSDTYKVWKSGQNLRVDTTLLGFDHMTWQRGNRSFVFRGQDTSAVVMEIDHDRRVVYSETLALAGHDQEVLLAAVQPTEEQVMGRLTAPVVTTQLDTKNIAFERNKSGILGWRSEKTEMVNGYEAKVYGASNVELITRTRTEHLSDQHKGKSKGSKTPLQSFLGIAEQHIGPNNGTLITQTLSHANPTAITPEEYFNPNFELGNRDMGRPMELTTKTQKFKAKLWLCEDHPLSLCEQVAPIIDLMAISNALFAKLRDFITLRLPPGFPVKIEIPIFHILNARITFGNLNGCDEPVSSLRHSPSSEAPSPSSDSSSVSSSSSLTSCRACEMDPALFEVPRGYSVVGTHQDALREDEDDLLQFAIQQSLLEAGSEYDQVTIWEALTNSKPGTHPMSHESRRGDRSDSPAHGSPPAPRQPSSRGGRGGAQRPVPQLRRAAALGHGAVGARAGGGRAPDAAGGRGAAADPAALADGEVTPCPR